The Leadbettera azotonutricia ZAS-9 genome has a window encoding:
- a CDS encoding substrate-binding domain-containing protein: MEPPRFFPVIAVFALALFWSAPLFAKGEAEAEPIRAKFGVLLPSQDRPWHTALYQEAVQATALAAMESLGNFEFRILTASAPEEQLAQITGLEEWGMGWLLILPLDFSTITLKLKELHSKSVRIVVIDQSLGNAGFGYADISGDYAAMGSISGQWLAKKMKAAFMTNYLCLGGRSSLSETELMDTFFGEMSKEPSLVNVLGEGQYKSIALNAESAYKETAALLRRFPKIDALFCQDDDILTGVLKAVKESGRKDIRLLLGGGGSRETLRLIRDNDPLVKATTLYSPKIAAEAIGFAVSSARNPEGDGFHEGTEQLKVRIPTVLIDKSNVGRYFNGAF; encoded by the coding sequence TTGGAACCCCCTCGATTCTTTCCCGTAATAGCTGTTTTTGCCCTGGCCCTGTTTTGGTCAGCTCCCCTCTTTGCAAAGGGGGAGGCCGAAGCGGAGCCTATACGGGCAAAGTTCGGCGTGCTTCTTCCGTCACAAGATCGGCCCTGGCATACCGCCCTGTATCAGGAGGCTGTGCAGGCTACGGCCCTTGCGGCCATGGAATCCCTGGGCAATTTTGAATTCCGTATTCTCACTGCTTCTGCTCCCGAAGAGCAGCTTGCCCAAATCACCGGCCTTGAGGAATGGGGCATGGGCTGGCTTTTGATATTGCCCCTGGATTTTAGCACTATTACACTTAAATTAAAAGAACTTCACAGTAAAAGTGTGAGAATCGTGGTCATAGATCAGAGTCTGGGAAATGCAGGTTTTGGGTATGCCGATATTTCCGGCGATTATGCGGCCATGGGCTCAATAAGCGGTCAATGGCTTGCCAAAAAGATGAAGGCGGCTTTTATGACCAATTACCTCTGCCTGGGCGGCAGGTCAAGCCTCTCAGAGACCGAGCTGATGGATACCTTTTTCGGGGAAATGTCGAAAGAACCTTCGCTTGTGAATGTGCTGGGTGAGGGGCAATACAAATCAATCGCCCTGAATGCCGAATCGGCATACAAGGAGACCGCCGCTCTGTTGCGGCGTTTTCCCAAGATTGACGCTCTGTTCTGCCAGGATGACGATATCCTCACCGGTGTTTTGAAAGCGGTAAAAGAATCGGGCCGCAAGGACATACGGTTGCTTCTGGGAGGCGGGGGATCAAGAGAAACCTTGAGGCTTATACGTGATAATGACCCTCTGGTGAAGGCAACGACCCTCTATTCGCCGAAAATTGCCGCCGAGGCCATAGGCTTTGCGGTCTCCTCTGCACGGAACCCCGAGGGCGATGGGTTCCATGAGGGTACTGAGCAGCTTAAAGTGAGGATCCCCACGGTGTTGATAGACAAGTCTAATGTGGGACGGTATTTTAACGGGGCTTTTTAG
- a CDS encoding TetR/AcrR family transcriptional regulator yields MTNEDITRTAFKVWGRELYKTTSLTSIARELGVSKPALYRHFKDKQALLDAMYSSFFDEYAAFIKGSYEKALMTKDKGERFYIMMRAITEYYIRNKDAFLFSLLQVYSSLEMRAMAERLAANGINLVKLAREADDSGMYPSRSQFIFVTGIFWVAHFHRNIHKGEGAPEEKLVAGTLADMEKRIRHGLGLKVQKIAALDFNMLEAAAAGSYEKETEDNKLLQAVAGAVAQAGPWNASMEMVAKRSGLSKSGLYAHFKSRQDMLGRLFLTEFDRIIDYAGAKVNTSRVPEAQLYLAIFSIVDYLRSKPEILIALDWFKTRRLELGAEVPARIYDPITNIKLDVFAKAGDDSTHEAQWILFMIVNMLVRWIPGNKGDTAWPEEKKNERFKEIRNISNESARILYKFIVLGLEGLS; encoded by the coding sequence ATGACAAACGAAGATATAACCAGGACCGCCTTCAAGGTATGGGGGCGGGAACTGTACAAAACAACTAGCCTCACCAGCATAGCCAGGGAACTGGGGGTAAGCAAGCCCGCCCTGTACCGGCATTTTAAGGACAAGCAGGCCCTGCTGGACGCCATGTACTCAAGCTTTTTCGATGAGTATGCGGCCTTTATCAAGGGGAGCTATGAAAAAGCTCTAATGACCAAGGATAAAGGGGAGCGCTTTTATATCATGATGAGGGCCATAACCGAGTATTATATACGGAACAAGGATGCCTTCCTCTTTTCCCTGCTCCAGGTTTACAGCAGCCTGGAAATGCGGGCCATGGCTGAAAGGCTCGCTGCCAATGGTATTAATTTGGTGAAGCTGGCCAGGGAGGCCGATGATTCCGGCATGTATCCGTCCAGGTCCCAGTTCATTTTTGTAACCGGTATCTTCTGGGTAGCCCATTTTCACCGCAATATCCACAAAGGGGAAGGGGCGCCTGAGGAAAAACTGGTGGCCGGTACGCTTGCGGATATGGAAAAGCGTATTCGGCACGGCCTGGGACTCAAGGTGCAAAAAATAGCCGCTTTGGACTTTAATATGCTGGAGGCTGCTGCTGCGGGTAGTTATGAGAAAGAAACCGAGGATAACAAGCTCCTTCAGGCTGTAGCAGGGGCAGTGGCCCAGGCAGGGCCCTGGAATGCCTCTATGGAGATGGTGGCAAAGCGTTCGGGCCTGTCCAAAAGCGGCCTTTATGCCCACTTTAAAAGCCGTCAGGATATGCTGGGCCGTCTTTTTCTCACTGAATTTGACCGTATTATAGATTATGCGGGGGCCAAGGTGAATACTTCCAGGGTTCCTGAGGCGCAGCTGTACCTGGCTATTTTTTCCATTGTGGATTATCTCAGATCCAAGCCTGAGATTCTTATTGCCCTGGATTGGTTCAAAACAAGAAGGCTGGAACTTGGGGCGGAGGTTCCTGCCCGGATTTACGACCCCATTACGAATATCAAACTTGATGTTTTTGCCAAGGCTGGGGATGACAGTACTCACGAAGCCCAGTGGATACTCTTTATGATCGTGAATATGCTGGTACGCTGGATTCCGGGAAACAAGGGCGATACAGCCTGGCCAGAGGAGAAGAAAAATGAAAGGTTCAAGGAAATCAGGAATATTTCGAATGAAAGCGCCAGGATTCTATATAAATTTATAGTCCTGGGGCTGGAGGGTTTATCCTGA